A section of the Triticum dicoccoides isolate Atlit2015 ecotype Zavitan chromosome 7A, WEW_v2.0, whole genome shotgun sequence genome encodes:
- the LOC119331046 gene encoding endoglucanase 16-like, with protein MRRSSGAAAWALGVAVAFFLAAEAAGAAPVPHDYEQALRKSLLYFEAQRSGRLPHGQRVAWRDHSGLTDGLEQGVDLVGGYYDAGDHVKFGLPMAFTVTMLSWSLLEYGGDVAAAGELAHALESIKWGTDYFIKAHTKPDELWAEVGDGDTDHYCWQRPEDMTTSRQAYKVDRERPGSDVAGETAAALAAASMAFRETNPHYAHLLLHHAQQLFEFADKYRGKYDSSIAEVKSYYASVSGYHDELLWAALWLHRASGRASYLDYVVDNAHEFGGTGWAITEFSWDVKYAGVQILATRLLLRGEHEERHRATLEGYRAKAEHYVCACMGRNAAAEDNVERSPGGMLYVRQWNNMQYVTSAAYLLSVYSGYLTEAGAGEGAAVTCAGGEASADAGEVFAHARAQVDYVLGSNPRGISYLVGYGAKFPARVHHRAASIVPYKDRKEFIGCAQGFDDWFGRKSANPNVVVGAIVGGPDRHDRFRDDRVNYMQTEACTYNTAPMVGMFAMLNRVAREQGPSPAARRPESSRSTAAAE; from the exons ATGAGGAGGAGCAGCGGCGCCGCGGCGTGGGCTCTTGGCGTGGCCGTGGCCTTCTTcctggcggcggaggcggccggcgcGGCGCCCGTGCCGCACGACTACGAGCAGGCGCTGCGGAAGAGCCTGCTCTACTTCGAGGCGCAGCGGTCGGGGCGGCTGCCGCACGGCCAGCGCGTCGCCTGGCGCGACCACTCCGGCCTCACCGACGGCCTCGAGCAAGGA GTGGATTTGGTGGGCGGATACTACGATGCCGGCGACCACGTCAAGTTCGGGCTGCCCATGGCGTTCACGGTGACCATGCTGTCGTGGAGCCTGCTGGAGTACGGCGGCGACGTGgcggccgccggcgagctcgcgcaCGCCCTCGAGTCCATCAAGTGGGGCACCGACTACTTCATCAAGGCGCacaccaagcccgacgagctctggGCCGAG GTTGGCGACGGCGACACCGACCACTACTGCTGGCAGCGGCCGGAGGACATGACCACGTCCCGCCAGGCCTACAAGGTCGACCGCGAGCGCCCCGGCTCCGACGTCGCCGGCGAGACCGCCGCCGCCCTGGCCGCCGCCTCCATGGCCTTCCGCGAGACCAACCCGCACTacgcccacctcctcctccaccacgcCCAGCAG CTATTCGAGTTCGCTGACAAGTACAGAGGCAAGTACGACAGCAGCATCGCCGAGGTGAAGAGCTACTACGCCTCCGTCAGCGGCTACCACGACGAGCTGCTCTGGGCGGCGCTCTGGCTGCACCGCGCCTCGGGGAGGGCCAGCTACCTCGACTACGTGGTGGACAACGCGCACGAGTTCGGCGGCACCGGATGGGCCATCACCGAGTTCAGCTGGGACGTCAAGTACGCCGGCGTCCAGATCCTCGCCACCCGGCTGCTGCTGAGGGGGGAGCACGAggagcgccaccgcgccacgctcgAGGGGTACCGCGCCAAGGCGGAGCACTACGTGTGCGCGTGCATGGGCAGGAACGCCGCCGCCGAGGACAACGTCGAGCGCAGCCCCGGCGGGATGCTCTACGTGCGCCAGTGGAACAACATGCAGTACGTCACCAGCGCCGCGTACCTCCTCTCCGTCTACTCGGGCTACCTCACCGAGGCCGGCGCCGGCGAGGGCGCGGCCGTGACGTGCGCGGGCGGCGAGGCATCGGCCGACGCCGGCGAGGTGTTCGCGCACGCCAGGGCGCAGGTGGACTACGTGCTGGGGAGCAACCCGCGCGGGATCAGCTACCTGGTGGGGTACGGCGCCAAGTTCCCGGCGAGGGTGCACCACCGCGCGGCGTCCATCGTGCCGTACAAGGACCGGAAGGAGTTCATCGGGTGCGCGCAGGGGTTCGACGACTGGTTCGGCCGCAAGAGCGCCAACCCCAACGTCGTCGTCGGCGCCATCGTCGGCGGGCCCGACCGCCACGACAGGTTCAGGGACGACAGGGTCAACTACATGCAGACGGAGGCGTGCACCTACAACACCGCCCCCATGGTCGGCATGTTCGCCATGCTCAACAGGGTGGCGCGGGAGCAGGGCCCCTCGCCGGCGGCGCGACGGCCGGAGAGCAGTAGAAGCactgcggcggcggagtga